The following coding sequences are from one Eriocheir sinensis breed Jianghai 21 chromosome 13, ASM2467909v1, whole genome shotgun sequence window:
- the LOC126997953 gene encoding monocarboxylate transporter 2-like isoform X1, with the protein MPPAPARRENSVHSHKEHDKQQSTSVMLEDDSHPSTSVTREGKDGIHQFTIERKDGTQQSSSSLCPASPEPPLLPLLPPSARDKGYAWVIVWAVFGINTLVAGYIKSFGIMYLLLLQHFPEASGAESAWVMGLLFGTRSILSPFMGALTVKFGPRRCCLLGTVLIILGLLLAIPMFSILYMALTLGAIVGVGLCMSETPGYILVNDYFLERRPTANGCRAAGNSTGGILFPPLLVFLNEQFGLQGTFIMLAGTMMHLAVLGSLLRPFELHQRMIHHQHTKTIQETQGTTSTTTMYSDMAVHTHKDKHPSKKALDFTLFKNPQYLIYLGLAISVTMALPNFLVFVPAYAFSVGLTEYQISIITSYFSGADVVLRLLSGYLTDKLSLNGAHIFTVGLVVGGVGCMLVPLCSTIWQIILAITLFAFGMATFWALINTLMADEFGAELTASTWGFFRMVQGICGFIYPSLLGLAKDVTGGYAVPFLIMGSAFIVGSGIFLLRSLVAKCSDKRAERHLS; encoded by the exons AGAACAGTGTACACAGCCACAAAGAACATGACAAGCAGCAGTCCACCAGTGTTATGCTAGAAGATGACAGTCACCCGTCCACCAGTGTCACAAGAGAGGGCAAAGATGGGATTCACCAGTTCACCATTGAGAGAAAAGATGGCACTCAGCAGTCCAGCTCATCACTGTGCCCTGCTTCACCAGAGCCACCACTCttaccccttctccccccctcagCCAGAGACAAAGG GTATGCGTGGGTGATAGTCTGGGCAGTGTTCGGCATCAACACCCTTGTTGCCGGCTACATCAAGAGCTTTGGTATCATGTACCTCCTGCTGCTACAGCACTTCCCTGAGGCATCAGGAGCAGAGTCTGCCTGGGTCATGGGCCTGCTCTTTGGTACACGAAGTATCCTGT CACCTTTCATGGGAGCCCTGACAGTGAAATTTGGGCCTCGGCGGTGTTGTCTTCTCGGCACAGTTTTGATCATACTCGGCCTGCTGCTTGCCATCCCCATGTTTTCCATCTTATACATGGCCTTAACACTGGGTGCTATCGTAG GGGTCGGCCTTTGCATGAGTGAGACGCCTGGCTATATACTAGTCAACGATTACTTTCTGGAGAGGCGACCAACAGCTAACGGCTGTCGTGCAGCAGGGAACTCCACGGGTGGTATTCTGTTCCCTCCACTGCTGGTGTTCCTCAATGAGCAGTTTGGTCTCCAGGGGACCTTCATCATGCTGGCAGGCACCATGATGCACCTGGCTGTTCTGGGCTCTCTCCTGCGTCCCTTTGAGCTGCACCAACGCATGATCCATCACCAGCACACTAAGACAATACAGGAAACCCAGggcactacctccaccaccaccatgtacAGTGACATGGcagtgcacacacacaaagataaacACCCCAGCAAGAAGGCGCTGGACTTCACACTATTCAAGAACCCGCAATACCTCATCTATCTGGGCTTGGCAATATCAGTCACCATGGCGCTGCCCAACTTTTTGGTCTTTGTCCCAGCATATGCATTCTCAGTGGGGCTCACTGAGTATCAGATCTCTATCATCACCTCCTACTTCTCGGGCGCAGATGTTGTGTTACGCTTGCTTTCTGGCTATCTCACCGACAAGCTGAGCCTCAATGGGGCACACATCTTCACAGTAGG GCTGGTGGTGGGGGGTGTGGGCTGTATGCTGGTGCCCCTGTGCTCTACCATATGGCAGATCATTCTTGCCATCACTCTTTTCGCCTTCGGTATGGCAACTTTCTGGGCACTTATCAACACTCTAATGGCAGACGAATTTGGAGCTGAGTTGACGGCCTCCACCTGGGGCTTCTTCAGGATGGTGCAGGGCATCTGTGGCTTCATATATCCATCTCTTCTTG GACTGGCCAAGGATGTGACAGGAGGCTATGCCGTGCCTTTCCTCATCATGGGGAGTGCCTTCATCGTAGGATCTGGTATATTCCTTCTGCGGTCTCTTGTGGCCAAGTGCTCCGATAAAAGAGCCGAGAGACACCTGTCCTGA
- the LOC126997953 gene encoding monocarboxylate transporter 2-like isoform X2: MLEDDSHPSTSVTREGKDGIHQFTIERKDGTQQSSSSLCPASPEPPLLPLLPPSARDKGYAWVIVWAVFGINTLVAGYIKSFGIMYLLLLQHFPEASGAESAWVMGLLFGTRSILSPFMGALTVKFGPRRCCLLGTVLIILGLLLAIPMFSILYMALTLGAIVGVGLCMSETPGYILVNDYFLERRPTANGCRAAGNSTGGILFPPLLVFLNEQFGLQGTFIMLAGTMMHLAVLGSLLRPFELHQRMIHHQHTKTIQETQGTTSTTTMYSDMAVHTHKDKHPSKKALDFTLFKNPQYLIYLGLAISVTMALPNFLVFVPAYAFSVGLTEYQISIITSYFSGADVVLRLLSGYLTDKLSLNGAHIFTVGLVVGGVGCMLVPLCSTIWQIILAITLFAFGMATFWALINTLMADEFGAELTASTWGFFRMVQGICGFIYPSLLGLAKDVTGGYAVPFLIMGSAFIVGSGIFLLRSLVAKCSDKRAERHLS, from the exons ATGCTAGAAGATGACAGTCACCCGTCCACCAGTGTCACAAGAGAGGGCAAAGATGGGATTCACCAGTTCACCATTGAGAGAAAAGATGGCACTCAGCAGTCCAGCTCATCACTGTGCCCTGCTTCACCAGAGCCACCACTCttaccccttctccccccctcagCCAGAGACAAAGG GTATGCGTGGGTGATAGTCTGGGCAGTGTTCGGCATCAACACCCTTGTTGCCGGCTACATCAAGAGCTTTGGTATCATGTACCTCCTGCTGCTACAGCACTTCCCTGAGGCATCAGGAGCAGAGTCTGCCTGGGTCATGGGCCTGCTCTTTGGTACACGAAGTATCCTGT CACCTTTCATGGGAGCCCTGACAGTGAAATTTGGGCCTCGGCGGTGTTGTCTTCTCGGCACAGTTTTGATCATACTCGGCCTGCTGCTTGCCATCCCCATGTTTTCCATCTTATACATGGCCTTAACACTGGGTGCTATCGTAG GGGTCGGCCTTTGCATGAGTGAGACGCCTGGCTATATACTAGTCAACGATTACTTTCTGGAGAGGCGACCAACAGCTAACGGCTGTCGTGCAGCAGGGAACTCCACGGGTGGTATTCTGTTCCCTCCACTGCTGGTGTTCCTCAATGAGCAGTTTGGTCTCCAGGGGACCTTCATCATGCTGGCAGGCACCATGATGCACCTGGCTGTTCTGGGCTCTCTCCTGCGTCCCTTTGAGCTGCACCAACGCATGATCCATCACCAGCACACTAAGACAATACAGGAAACCCAGggcactacctccaccaccaccatgtacAGTGACATGGcagtgcacacacacaaagataaacACCCCAGCAAGAAGGCGCTGGACTTCACACTATTCAAGAACCCGCAATACCTCATCTATCTGGGCTTGGCAATATCAGTCACCATGGCGCTGCCCAACTTTTTGGTCTTTGTCCCAGCATATGCATTCTCAGTGGGGCTCACTGAGTATCAGATCTCTATCATCACCTCCTACTTCTCGGGCGCAGATGTTGTGTTACGCTTGCTTTCTGGCTATCTCACCGACAAGCTGAGCCTCAATGGGGCACACATCTTCACAGTAGG GCTGGTGGTGGGGGGTGTGGGCTGTATGCTGGTGCCCCTGTGCTCTACCATATGGCAGATCATTCTTGCCATCACTCTTTTCGCCTTCGGTATGGCAACTTTCTGGGCACTTATCAACACTCTAATGGCAGACGAATTTGGAGCTGAGTTGACGGCCTCCACCTGGGGCTTCTTCAGGATGGTGCAGGGCATCTGTGGCTTCATATATCCATCTCTTCTTG GACTGGCCAAGGATGTGACAGGAGGCTATGCCGTGCCTTTCCTCATCATGGGGAGTGCCTTCATCGTAGGATCTGGTATATTCCTTCTGCGGTCTCTTGTGGCCAAGTGCTCCGATAAAAGAGCCGAGAGACACCTGTCCTGA
- the LOC126997953 gene encoding monocarboxylate transporter 2-like isoform X3, protein MWGDVSCRYAWVIVWAVFGINTLVAGYIKSFGIMYLLLLQHFPEASGAESAWVMGLLFGTRSILSPFMGALTVKFGPRRCCLLGTVLIILGLLLAIPMFSILYMALTLGAIVGVGLCMSETPGYILVNDYFLERRPTANGCRAAGNSTGGILFPPLLVFLNEQFGLQGTFIMLAGTMMHLAVLGSLLRPFELHQRMIHHQHTKTIQETQGTTSTTTMYSDMAVHTHKDKHPSKKALDFTLFKNPQYLIYLGLAISVTMALPNFLVFVPAYAFSVGLTEYQISIITSYFSGADVVLRLLSGYLTDKLSLNGAHIFTVGLVVGGVGCMLVPLCSTIWQIILAITLFAFGMATFWALINTLMADEFGAELTASTWGFFRMVQGICGFIYPSLLGLAKDVTGGYAVPFLIMGSAFIVGSGIFLLRSLVAKCSDKRAERHLS, encoded by the exons ATGTGGGGTGATGTGAGTTGCAGGTATGCGTGGGTGATAGTCTGGGCAGTGTTCGGCATCAACACCCTTGTTGCCGGCTACATCAAGAGCTTTGGTATCATGTACCTCCTGCTGCTACAGCACTTCCCTGAGGCATCAGGAGCAGAGTCTGCCTGGGTCATGGGCCTGCTCTTTGGTACACGAAGTATCCTGT CACCTTTCATGGGAGCCCTGACAGTGAAATTTGGGCCTCGGCGGTGTTGTCTTCTCGGCACAGTTTTGATCATACTCGGCCTGCTGCTTGCCATCCCCATGTTTTCCATCTTATACATGGCCTTAACACTGGGTGCTATCGTAG GGGTCGGCCTTTGCATGAGTGAGACGCCTGGCTATATACTAGTCAACGATTACTTTCTGGAGAGGCGACCAACAGCTAACGGCTGTCGTGCAGCAGGGAACTCCACGGGTGGTATTCTGTTCCCTCCACTGCTGGTGTTCCTCAATGAGCAGTTTGGTCTCCAGGGGACCTTCATCATGCTGGCAGGCACCATGATGCACCTGGCTGTTCTGGGCTCTCTCCTGCGTCCCTTTGAGCTGCACCAACGCATGATCCATCACCAGCACACTAAGACAATACAGGAAACCCAGggcactacctccaccaccaccatgtacAGTGACATGGcagtgcacacacacaaagataaacACCCCAGCAAGAAGGCGCTGGACTTCACACTATTCAAGAACCCGCAATACCTCATCTATCTGGGCTTGGCAATATCAGTCACCATGGCGCTGCCCAACTTTTTGGTCTTTGTCCCAGCATATGCATTCTCAGTGGGGCTCACTGAGTATCAGATCTCTATCATCACCTCCTACTTCTCGGGCGCAGATGTTGTGTTACGCTTGCTTTCTGGCTATCTCACCGACAAGCTGAGCCTCAATGGGGCACACATCTTCACAGTAGG GCTGGTGGTGGGGGGTGTGGGCTGTATGCTGGTGCCCCTGTGCTCTACCATATGGCAGATCATTCTTGCCATCACTCTTTTCGCCTTCGGTATGGCAACTTTCTGGGCACTTATCAACACTCTAATGGCAGACGAATTTGGAGCTGAGTTGACGGCCTCCACCTGGGGCTTCTTCAGGATGGTGCAGGGCATCTGTGGCTTCATATATCCATCTCTTCTTG GACTGGCCAAGGATGTGACAGGAGGCTATGCCGTGCCTTTCCTCATCATGGGGAGTGCCTTCATCGTAGGATCTGGTATATTCCTTCTGCGGTCTCTTGTGGCCAAGTGCTCCGATAAAAGAGCCGAGAGACACCTGTCCTGA
- the LOC126997953 gene encoding monocarboxylate transporter 2-like isoform X4 gives MSETPGYILVNDYFLERRPTANGCRAAGNSTGGILFPPLLVFLNEQFGLQGTFIMLAGTMMHLAVLGSLLRPFELHQRMIHHQHTKTIQETQGTTSTTTMYSDMAVHTHKDKHPSKKALDFTLFKNPQYLIYLGLAISVTMALPNFLVFVPAYAFSVGLTEYQISIITSYFSGADVVLRLLSGYLTDKLSLNGAHIFTVGLVVGGVGCMLVPLCSTIWQIILAITLFAFGMATFWALINTLMADEFGAELTASTWGFFRMVQGICGFIYPSLLGLAKDVTGGYAVPFLIMGSAFIVGSGIFLLRSLVAKCSDKRAERHLS, from the exons ATGAGTGAGACGCCTGGCTATATACTAGTCAACGATTACTTTCTGGAGAGGCGACCAACAGCTAACGGCTGTCGTGCAGCAGGGAACTCCACGGGTGGTATTCTGTTCCCTCCACTGCTGGTGTTCCTCAATGAGCAGTTTGGTCTCCAGGGGACCTTCATCATGCTGGCAGGCACCATGATGCACCTGGCTGTTCTGGGCTCTCTCCTGCGTCCCTTTGAGCTGCACCAACGCATGATCCATCACCAGCACACTAAGACAATACAGGAAACCCAGggcactacctccaccaccaccatgtacAGTGACATGGcagtgcacacacacaaagataaacACCCCAGCAAGAAGGCGCTGGACTTCACACTATTCAAGAACCCGCAATACCTCATCTATCTGGGCTTGGCAATATCAGTCACCATGGCGCTGCCCAACTTTTTGGTCTTTGTCCCAGCATATGCATTCTCAGTGGGGCTCACTGAGTATCAGATCTCTATCATCACCTCCTACTTCTCGGGCGCAGATGTTGTGTTACGCTTGCTTTCTGGCTATCTCACCGACAAGCTGAGCCTCAATGGGGCACACATCTTCACAGTAGG GCTGGTGGTGGGGGGTGTGGGCTGTATGCTGGTGCCCCTGTGCTCTACCATATGGCAGATCATTCTTGCCATCACTCTTTTCGCCTTCGGTATGGCAACTTTCTGGGCACTTATCAACACTCTAATGGCAGACGAATTTGGAGCTGAGTTGACGGCCTCCACCTGGGGCTTCTTCAGGATGGTGCAGGGCATCTGTGGCTTCATATATCCATCTCTTCTTG GACTGGCCAAGGATGTGACAGGAGGCTATGCCGTGCCTTTCCTCATCATGGGGAGTGCCTTCATCGTAGGATCTGGTATATTCCTTCTGCGGTCTCTTGTGGCCAAGTGCTCCGATAAAAGAGCCGAGAGACACCTGTCCTGA